One genomic window of Daphnia pulex isolate KAP4 chromosome 12, ASM2113471v1 includes the following:
- the LOC124209329 gene encoding uncharacterized protein LOC124209329, producing the protein MADHVDCIKMMALGRSFAIGTLYNYVEDVAIPNARLWDPDDVSRLSVVSTERKEIVKVHSMSSALQTTEEEDHSSWLSELDEHSAMSLTAGLFRSPFTGAWQYISDRAAGSSSRGPEVAIHCRSSSRKVSVDPKSQLEIICRPERIIKNKATHVVVAVKFGLEAFCVFQNPEVSTNDDPEASVSEKMFDYANFFAKGLSDGRKKLELDHDKEGDEEDGGHDLVPADLQCVVYKDVLGVKKGQRSWTSNSVAEQYEACRKILDHQVNKAIPLKIWLYPLAKLMPTEAGIIKLPDNKIDVSRDVVIKCQMMWKQWQHIRMETDAIKTEISQRSTVQRCWIPLAVSKRVNEFDKCLNEFLSAMQNALYEWTISIRRGGEPEEKMKEMVAAVERKSPFIPEELENWLIDHRKQLKTLKTLSQLPGVHLVTEFKQLEKEIKSIGHNVLAVVLHLPSISKQFDNTVQELRSYVDAFTKSHPAHPSEWIREGKVDHRSATDRRRFISVAQEFSDWVTENNSDISNVRYIILYNYQPIFGAAELPFLRLYDSTFESNVNFTIPKAPGPVTVEKNYRGAITLSWTTEEEVEEPNYLLQYRNIDGSGERWDSIQHKSKEITISHLQSEESYVFRVAAVTPGGRSPFSPNSCEVTIDPVCPPPAGLQCQYVTDNSITISWDHVEIEEEDEEADTSDDEDYEDVNSSSDFDDGSICNRMLESKDSVQHVKEIKKKKSVVSCYLIDCWMAGNQDSSFIQRSTTETMITLEPLDLGTTYCIQVRAVCNDGAGSSFYSPATPILEAETLEEAERAAHIVRRVSKKCPVGPGIDAYRLPLKKRHGTKTQGVGHYVFGEPSYLALAGKRRQRTILMLGATGSGKSTLINAMVNYVLGVEWDDDFRFKLIDEPADKSQAHSQTDLVTTYDLYEMKGSRLNYSLTVVDTPGFGDTRGLEKDKKIMQQIQDYFQCRHGIQQLEAVCFVVQSSLPRLTATQKYIFDSILSIFGQDIKDNIRLMVTFSDGALPPVLGAVKEAGIPSPMDPSTGLPLHHKFNNSIFFTSNKGDRQTNEFNRTYFDMAVGGFDKFFDDLGVMEAKSLTLTREVLEERKRLEALVEGLQMKTEMKLTRVDELEKIKKILKENEDQMDANQAFEFETLVPKSTDISGTGQFTTNCQNCRTTCHFPCRQAHDNDKHRCSVMDRRSGSCMICKCPWNVHFNQKYRYEMVKEKVQRSSDAIRQQYQGAVSEALTNEQLLARIEKEIKKHESQLMELMQLTYPCIQRLDEIALRPHPFSTPDYIDLMIAAEKQEHRSGYQQRIVTLHKLREMADITAKLIRDQQKTVIRRMSSLSLKPKQQLKRPSAKTVADLN; encoded by the exons ATGGCCGACCACGTAGATTGCATCAAGATGATGGCATTAGGACGCAGTTTCGCCATTGGAACCCTCTATAATTACGTCGAGGATGTCGCCATACCGA ATGCTCGCTTATGGGACCCGGATGACGTGTCCCGCTTGTCGGTCGTTTCTaccgaaaggaaagaaattgtCAAAGTTCATTCCATGTCATCTGCATTGCAAacgactgaagaagaagatcacaGTTCGTGGCTATCCGAATTGGACGAACACTCGGCCATGAGTTTGACGGCTGGTCTATTCCGCTCACCTTTCACCGGAGCTTGGCAGTACATTTCCGATCGTGCGGCGGGATCGTCAAGTCGAGGACCCGAAGTGGCCATTCATTGTCGTTCGTCCAGCAGGAAAGTTTCTGTCGACCCGAAAAGTCAACTGGAAATTATCTGCCGGCCAGAAAGGATTATCAAGAATAAAGCAACTCACGTCGTCGTGGCTGTCAAATTTGGCCTGGAGGCTTTTTGCGTCTTCCAAAATCCGGAAGTTTCGACCAACGACGACCCTGAGGCATCCGTGtctgaaaaaatgtttgactaCGCCAATTTCTTTGCCAAAGGTCTGTCGGATGGCCGGAAGAAACTGGAGCTGGATCACGACAAAGAAGGTGACGAGGAAGACGGCGGACATGATCTCGTTCCAGCAGATTTGCAGTGTGTTGTTTACAAAGATGTGCTGGGTGTTAAGAAAGGACAAAGAAGCTGGACATCCAACAGTGTAGCCGAACAGTACGAAGCCTGCCGGAAAATATTAGATCATCAAGTCAACAAGGCCATTCCATTGAAAATTTGGTTGTATCCACTCGCCAAACTGATGCCGACCGAAGCCGGAATAATTAAATTGCCGGACAATAAAATCGACGTCTCCCGAGATGTGGTCATCAAGTGCCAGATGATGTGGAAGCAGTGGCAGCACATCCGCATGGAAACGGACGCAATCAAGACCGAAATAAGCCAACGCTCAACTGTCCAACGCTGCTGGATTCCACTGGCCGTCTCCAAACGAGTCAATGAAtttgataaatgtttaaacgaATTCTTGAGCGCTATGCAAAACGCTCTGTACGAATGGACAATTTCAATTAGAAGAGGTGGTGAGCCGGAAGAGAAGATGAAGGAAATGGTTGCAGCAGTCGAAAGAAAATCCCCGTTCATCCCGGAAGAGCTTGAAAATTGGCTCATTGATCACCGGAAACAACTGAAGACTTTGAAGACGCTCTCACAGTTACCCGGTGTCCACCTGGTGACTGAATTTAAacaactggaaaaagaaatcaagagtATAGGCCACAATGTGCTCGCTGTTGTTCTTCATTTGCCCAGCATCTCCAAGCAGTTTGACAATACGGTGCAAGAATTGAGGTCCTACGTTGATGCGTTTACTAAATCCCATCCAGCACATCCATCCGAGTGGATCCGGGAAGGTAAAGTTGATCATCGCTCCGCTACTGATCGACGCCGGTTCATTTCTGTCGCTCAAGAATTCTCGGACTGGGTGACTGAAAACAACAGCGACATCTCTAACGTCCGTTACATCATTTTATACAACTATCAGCCGATATTTGGCGCTGCTGAGTTGCCATTCCTGCGTTTGTATGACTCCACTTTCGAGTCTAATGTGAATTTTACCATCCCCAAAGCTCCTGGCCCAGTCACAGTCGAAAAGAACTATCGTGGCGCCATCACGCTCAGTTGGACAACCGAGGAAGAAGTCGAGGAGCCTAATTATCTTTTACAGTATCGCAACATTGATGGATCCGGTGAAAGGTGGGATTCCATTCAACACAAGTCCAAGGAAATTACAATCAGTCATCTACAATCGGAGGAGAGTTACGTGTTTCGCGTTGCCGCAGTGACACCAGGTGGGAGGAGTCCGTTCAGTCCGAACAGCTGTGAGGTGACAATCGATCCCGTTTGTCCGCCGCCAGCTGGATTGCAGTGTCAGTACGTGACGGACAATAGCATCACCATTTCCTGGGACCATGTCgagattgaagaagaagatgaagaggcTGACACTTCAGATGATGAAGATTACGAAGATGTCAACAGTTCCAGCGACTTTGATGATGGATCGATTTGCAACCGCATGCTCGAATCCAAGGATTCCGTGCAACACgtcaaagaaatcaagaaaaagaagtctgTCGTCAGCTGTTACTTGATTGATTGTTGGATGGCCGGTAATCAGGATTCCTCATTCATTCAGCGATCCACAACGGAGACGATGATCACCTTGGAACCTCTGGATCTTGGTACGACCTACTGCATTCAAGTCCGAGCAGTTTGCAACGATGGTGCTGGATCATCTTTCTACAGTCCGGCCACGCCGATTTTGGAAGCTGAAACCTTGGAAGAGGCCGAAAGAGCTGCGCATATCGTCCGTCGTGTTAGCAAAAAGTGTCCCGTTGGGCCTGGTATAGACGCTTATCGTTTGCCATTGAAGAAACGTCACGGGACAAAGACCCAGGGTGTTGGCCACTATGTTTTTGGTGAACCAAGTTACTTGGCGTTGGCCGGCAAGCGACGTCAACGGACCATCTTGATGCTGGGCGCCACTGGTTCCGGTAAGAGTACTCTCATCAACGCTATGGTGAATTATGTGCTGGGCGTCGAGTGGGACGACGATTTCCGCTTTAAACTAATCGACGAGCCGGCCGACAAGTCACAAGCTCACAGTCAGACGGACTTGGTGACCACCTACGACTTGTACGAGATGAAAGGATCCCGGCTGAATTATTCTCTGACCGTCGTTGACACTCCAGGATTTGGTGACACTCGTGGGCtggaaaaagacaagaaaattaTGCAACAAATCCAAGATTATTTCCAGTGTCGTCACGGGATTCAACAATTGGAGGCCGTCTGTTTCGTCGTCCAGTCGTCTCTCCCCAGACTGACGGCCACtcagaaatatatttttgactCGATTTTGTCCATTTTTGGCCAAGATATTAAAGATAATATTCGTCTGATGGTGACGTTTTCTGACGGTGCGTTGCCTCCGGTCCTTGGTGCAGTCAAAGAGGCCGGCATCCCGTCGCCCATGGATCCATCCACCGGTCTCCCACTTCATCACAAATTTaacaattccattttctttacttCCAACAAGGGCGACCGCCAGACCAACGAATTCAACCGGACCTACTTTGACATGGCAGTCGGTGGTTTCGACAAATTCTTTGACGATTTGGGTGTAATGGAAGCCAAATCGTTGACGCTAACTCGGGAAGTGCTCGAGGAACGAAAGCGGCTTGAAGCCCTGGTCGAAGGCCTCCAAATGAAGACCGAAATGAAGTTGACACGCGTAGACGAGCTtgagaaaatcaagaaaattctaaaagaaaatgaagatcaGATGGATGCCAATCaagcttttgaatttgaaacgcTTGTTCCCAAGTCGACAGACATCAGCGGAACTGGCCAGTTCACCACCAACTGCCAAAATTGTCGCACGACTTGCCATTTCCCATGTCGACAGGCTCACGACAACGACAAACACCGTTGCTCCGTAATGGACCGAAGAAGCGGCAGCTGTATGATATGCAAATGCCCTTGGAATGTCCACTTCAATCAAAAGTACCGGTACGAGATGGTAAAGGAGAAGGTCCAGCGTTCATCCGACGCCATCCGACAGCAGTACCAAGGGGCCGTGAGTGAAGCGCTTACAAATGAGCAGTTGCTGGCCCGCATCGAGAAGGAAATCAAGAAACACGAGTCGCAGCTGATGGAGTTGATGCAACTCACTTATCCATGTATCCAGCGACTGGACGAAATCGCCCTTCGGCCTCATCCTTTCTCCACACCCGACTACATTGACCTGATGATAGCCGCCGAGAAACAGGAGCATCGCTCGGGATACCAGCAGAGAATTGTCACCTTGCACAAACTTCGTGAGATGGCCGACATCACGGCCAAATTGATCCGCGACCAGCAGAAAACTGTTATTCGTCGAATGTCGTCATTGTCGCTGAAACCCAAACAGCAGCTCAAACGCCCTTCTGCTAAAACTGTGGCAGACTTAAACTGA
- the LOC124209332 gene encoding uncharacterized protein LOC124209332, which translates to MAEEVIEIAALGRRFQLGDLYNHRNDCIVSGNGQDLASVTNIARQLNLEVTSSSSASKWELMDLDEHHQASVVAGLIEKYRGASNFISDVSDPSQATINLRCHVQSKKESLDVKELIEKEVSFLLNNEEEMKKSEATHVVVGVVYGAEAYCVLTQDLDVNDENDREEAEEKLTKLSAKFQNALEDGQTSTDFADQFEKEEVKQLNRMKCRLYADNQTQAVRECGFFDAYKNCLKLIEEIQKSDVETNKAVPIAAVLCPLKVFTKPAGGWQPFEYRDVDADLMARCSTILDELDQVGVKLEAIRKNNKKVSRPSLRQFGDAVIKYKELAKKSLKNAVVKARGSVDEDDREIEKIADIIENHPLFKPSKLRLWLAYKEAESEMAGKLAGVPGIIFIVDRKQLDKDLADSFGMKYALVLTVPPLDEKTKDILEEMKDYVEDYTKLVAVDDDIDMEEGDEDKDDLPWHMALRKKKQVMDRIREFASHVEKNKHLDQKVRFVITPAEPGKASCRYSVYEDGNLLKENLSELPTPPTGLRIQLASGKSAKKSTPSIRLEWDYKDLGYPFHFCVESKPKNSSDSWTQQKTAKAGETQMILNVLKSGSELEIRVAADTAIGRSEFSDVIDSSDFDISGGNNSDEEEKKPIKQVRVPHQTKQMTGQAMKNGSAHPTPKTGNKGTLQPPSDPQVEWVTQTTAELTWSRPSKGSGKVNFSYQVRYLLKNDEDDSAYQQLDVPSTETGCRLENLEPETTYFINIFAVSDEEMSAPSQTVELTTKSEEVRFAETILNKCKKIGSRNGMDLFAVPLTKTTGYRTTADRFVFGRGDGQQKGRMQHRTILVMGATGSGKTTLINGMINYIFNVQWEDTFRFQLIQEQTAGRSQVDSQTSRITAYDIHHAEGFRVPYSLTIVDTPGYGDTKGLDRDQEITEMVRKFFEDKDGIQELDVIGFVAQASLPRLTPTQIYIFDSVLSIFGNDVKENINFLLTFADSQVPPVLSAISQAGLPCPIDADTGKPLHNKFNNSGFFCSSRESGNTADKFNRFFWQMGMENFQRFFTVLATMKTKSLSLTKQVLDERKRLESTVDGLQPLIKIGLAKMEEMRKTKQMITNCQAQIDANENVEFEVEVNMPKKVENLSGYLTNCNKCYVTCHNPCGIPNDDGKMDCWAMDFSTPRETRSCRICPEKCIWNMHANQPYRWEYVTEKQATSSDAIKQKYEAELKKKLTAEELVKELEKHVEDNNKIVLQRVDTVSRCIQQLDAIALRPNPFSTPQYIDLIIDAEQQEKRLGFKERIESLKKLRQMAVITSKVRNNESLLTSDRKDDVDGESTDDEEDDGETADAEDDDGASFQSLDDRMKNLMSSTDGQKFQSSFFNH; encoded by the exons ATGGCTGAGGAAGTTATCGAAATTGCTGCTTTGGGTCGCCGTTTCCAGCTTGGCGACTTGTATAACCATCGTAATGACTGCATTGTTTCAG GCAATGGGCAGGATTTGGCTTCAGTCACCAATATCGCAAGGCAGCTGAACTTGGAAGTTACTTCGAGCTCTTCAGCAAGCAAATGGGAGCTGATGGATCTTGATGAGCACCATCAGGCCAGCGTCGTCGCGGGTCTCATTGAAAAGTATCGCGGCGCAAGTAACTTCATCAGTGACGTATCAGATCCCTCACAGGCAACGATCAACCTCAGATGCCACGTCCAATCCAAGAAAGAGTCATTAGATGTGAAGGAGCTAATTGAAAAGGAAGTCTCGTTTCTTTTaaacaacgaagaagaaatgaaaaagtcgGAAGCCACTCACGTCGTAGTGGGTGTGGTCTACGGAGCAGAAGCTTATTGCGTCCTGACTCAGGATCTTGACGTAAATGACGAAAACGATCGAGAAGaggcagaagaaaaattaaccAAGCTGTCAGCCAAATTTCAGAACGCGTTGGAAGACGGCCAAACGTCTACCGATTTCGCTGACCaatttgaaaaggaagaagtgAAACAGCTCAATCGAATGAAATGCCGCTTGTATGCAGATAATCAAACTCAGGCAGTCCGGGAATGCGGATTCTTCGACGCTTACAAGAATTGCCTGAAACTCATCGAGGAAATACAGAAGTCTGACGTCGAAACCAACAAGGCCGTCCCAATCGCCGCTGTACTCTGCCCATTGAAGGTTTTCACGAAGCCGGCCGGAGGATGGCAACCGTTCGAGTACCGAGACGTCGATGCTGATCTGATGGCTCGTTGTTCCACTATTCTGGATGAGCTTGATCAAGTCGGCGTCAAGCTGGAAGCCATTcgcaaaaataacaagaaagtAAGTCGTCCCTCACTGCGTCAATTTGGCGACGCTGTTATCAAGTACAAGGAACTGGCGAAGAAGAGTTTGAAAAATGCAGTCGTGAAAGCTCGTGGATCTGTCGATGAAGACGACAGagagattgaaaaaattgccGATATTATTGAAAACCATCCGCTTTTCAAACCCTCAAAACTGCGACTGTGGCTGGCCTACAAAGAAGCTGAGTCGGAAATGGCCGGGAAGTTGGCTGGCGTGCCCGGCATAATTTTCATAGTCGACAGAAAGCAGCTGGACAAAGATTTAGCTGACTCGTTTGGCATGAAGTATGCACTCGTCTTAACTGTACCTCCGCTGGACGAGAAAACGAAAGACATTTTGGAGGAAATGAAGGACTACGTTGAAGATTACACGAAGCTGGTGGCAGTCGATGACGACATCGACATGGAGGAAGGAGACGAGGACAAGGACGATCTTCCGTGGCACATGGCTCTTCGTAAGAAAAAGCAAGTGATGGACAGGATCCGGGAGTTTGCCAGTCACgtggagaaaaacaaacatctgGACCAGAAAGTTCGGTTCGTCATCACTCCCGCCGAACCGGGCAAAGCAAGCTGTCGTTATTCCGTCTACGAGGATGGAAATCTTCTGAAAGAAAACTTGAGCGAGTTGCCCACTCCGCCCACCGGTCTCCGTATTCAACTCGCTTCCGGTAAATCGGCCAAGAAATCGACGCCGTCCATCCGTCTAGAATGGGACTACAAAGATCTCGGCTACCCATTTCACTTTTGCGTCGAATCTAAGCCGAAAAACAGTTCCGACTCTTGGACGCAGCAGAAGACGGCCAAGGCCGGCGAAACCCAAATGATCCTGAACGTTTTGAAAAGTGGATCGGAGCTGGAAATTCGAGTGGCGGCTGACACTGCAATTGGACGTAGTGAATTCAGCGATGTCATCGACAGTTCCGACTTTGATATTTCTGGTGGAAACAATTCcgatgaagaagagaagaagccCATCAAACAAGTCCGTGTCCCTCATCAAACGAAGCAAATGACTGGCCAAGCAATGAAAAATGGATCCGCTCATCCGACACCCAAGACCGGGAACAAAGGGACACTCCAGCCTCCGTCTGATCCGCAAGTCGAGTGGGTAACGCAAACAACAGCAGAGCTGACGTGGTCTCGCCCGTCCAAGGGAAGCGGTAAGGTGAATTTCTCTTACCAAGTTCGTTATTTGCTGAAAAACGATGAAGATGACTCGGCGTATCAACAACTGGATGTACCGTCCACCGAGACCGGATGCCGATTGGAAAATCTCGAGCCGGAGACAACTtatttcatcaacatttttgCAGTCTCTGATGAAGAGATGAGCGCACCAAGTCAAACTGTTGAATTGACAACCAAGTCAGAAGAGGTCCGTTTTGCCGAAACGATTCTGAACAAATGCAAGAAAATTGGCAGCCGGAATGGCATGGATTTGTTTGCTGTTCCGCTTACGAAAACGACTGGATACCGAACAACGGCCGATCGCTTCGTCTTTGGAAGAGGAGATGGCCAGCAGAAAGGGCGGATGCAGCACAGAACAATTTTGGTGATGGGCGCCACCGGTTCCGGTAAAACGACACTAATCAATGGCATgattaattatattttcaacGTGCAGTGGGAGGATACCTTCCGCTTCCAGCTGATTCAAGAACAGACGGCCGGCCGCTCCCAAGTTGATAGCCAGACCAGCCGCATCACGGCCTACGACATCCATCACGCGGAAGGATTCCGCGTTCCGTATTCTCTTACAATAGTTGACACGCCCGGCTACGGCGACACCAAAGGCCTCGACAGGGACCAAGAAATCACCGAAATGGTCCGCAAATTTTTTGAAGACAAGGACGGAATCCAGGAGCTGGATGTGATTGGCTTCGTGGCGCAAGCTTCCCTTCCTCGATTGACGCCCACTCAGATTTACATTTTCGATTCTGTTCTCTCCATCTTTGGTAACGACGTCAAAGAAAACATCAACTTTTTACTAACGTTCGCAGACAGCCAAGTTCCGCCCGTCTTGAGCGCCATTTCCCAAGCTGGCCTGCCATGTCCGATTGATGCCGATACTGGAAAGCCCCTTCACAACAAATTTAACAATTCCGGTTTTTTTTGCTCCAGCCGCGAGTCAGGAAACACAGCCGATAAATTCAACCGATTCTTCTGGCAAATGGGAATGGAAAACTTCCAGCGCTTCTTCACCGTGTTGGCGACGATGAAAACCAAGTCTCTTTCCCTAACTAAACAGGTCCTTGACGAACGGAAGCGACTGGAGTCGACGGTGGATGGGCTTCAACCGCTGATCAAAATCGGCTTGGCGAAAATGGAAGAGATGCGCAAAACCAAGCAAATGATCACCAATTGTCAGGCGCAGATAGACGCAAACGAAAATGTGGAATTCGAAGTGGAGGTGAACATGCCCAAGAAAGTTGAGAACCTGAGCGGCTACCTGACGAACTGCAACAAGTGTTACGTCACTTGCCACAATCCTTGTGGTATTCCAAACGACGACGGCAAGATGGACTGCTGGGCCATGGATTTCAGTACGCCTAGGGAAACTCGTTCCTGTCGCATCTGCCCGGAAAAGTGTATATGGAATATGCACGCTAATCAGCCGTACAGGTGGGAGTACGTGACTGAAAAGCAGGCCACTTCCTCGGACGCCATCAAGCAAAAGTACGAGgcggaattgaaaaagaaactgacggCGGAGGAACTGGTGAAGGAGCTGGAAAAGCACGTcgaggacaacaacaaaatcgtCCTGCAGAGAGTCGACACGGTTTCACGCTGTATCCAGCAGTTGGACGCCATTGCCCTGCGTCCAAATCCTTTCTCGACTCCGCAGTACATCGACCTCATCATCGACGCCGAGCAACAGGAGAAACGTCTCGGCTTCAAGGAGCGGATCGAGAGTTTGAAGAAGCTGCGCCAAATGGCCGTCATCACCAGCAAAGTCCGGAACAACGAATCTCTTTTGACGTCTGACCGGAAGGACGACGTGGATGGAGAATCGACCGATGATGAAGAGGATGACGGGGAGACGGCCGATGCAGAAGATGACGATGGCGCCTCATTCCAAAGCCTAGATGACagaatgaaaaatttgatgaGTTCTACCGACGGCCAGAAATtccaaagttcattttttaatcattgA